From the Xiphophorus hellerii strain 12219 chromosome 20, Xiphophorus_hellerii-4.1, whole genome shotgun sequence genome, the window CTCCTAGAGATCAAAGATCTTTTTTTACAAGAGTGTCCTGACAACAATACACCCTTCAGTGGCCAGTTTCTCTGAAACCTGTcagtatacagtatatgttcATTCCAGTTGATAATGCATGTGGTCTTAATTGACAAAAGGTTTGGACCTCAAGGTTTTACCATGGAATTATCAATTTGCTTCTCGTTCTCTACTACAGACTCGTCACAAAGGAAActgtagttgttgtttttttaaggttttattggctctagtggcctttatttgatagtgaattgacaggaaaatgagagaagggggaagacatgcggcaaaggtcaccaggccaggaatcgaacatGTGACGGTCGCGTCGAGGACAACCCAACAtttgtgggttgtgcttaacccctgcgccaccacagcaccctgGGAAACTGTAGTTTAACACCCCAGAGAAAATTGTGCAAAACTATGTCTTCTAAAATCTTTTGCTAAATAAGCTGGGTTGTACTTTAAACCTAAATGAAACTGTGTTGAGTTTCTGAACAGATTCCAGTTATATGTGGGGATGAAAGCTAACCCATCCTACCTTCACCAGGACATAGCCTCCCCCACGGATCGGTGCGGTGTTGGACGCAGAAGCCTGAACGGCAACATCTTCTTTGGGGAAAATCACTTTCATGTTCCCATCAGTTCTCCCACACAGATCCTCGGCAGACCTTTTACTTTccttaataaaaatgaaaagcagagtTGAGCGGCGTTGCCTGGTAACAGGTTAAAGTAACCCTGCACAGATACACGACTTTTGCTGTTGCACACAATGAGGCATATTAGAAAtgtcaatatattttttctgaaagagATAATCCAGATCACATTTCCCCATCTGTGAATTTAGCTCAACTGAGGAAGTATCCCAAAGCCATTTTCAGTCATAAAATAGAAACCGTCCTGTTTTCGGGTTCATCTTAATGTGAACCCTTCAGTTTTAAATCCACATATCCAATGTGATTGTAGTTTCTCAGATTTTATCACGATCCAACCACAAACTGaatatcgtcaccttcctaaaacaaTGACCTAAGTCATTCTTTGCCAAAACTGATTTtggcaaagcaaaaaaaaagaaaacctctctccctctttctttccaaaacatgttacagaaaaaaaaatcacatttggcaaaaaataatttaggccattattttaggaaggtatTTTAATCTTGTTGTTACGTGATAGACCAACCCAATATAATAATTGCAAAGTGGAATTAAAACAACcctgtttttacaaataatattaaaagtgtgacatacattttattgagccttcattttctaaaatacatataaaatgcaacaaagatttggattttactgacaaaaaaatgaaaaatgtcaagGGGTGTTAAACAGGGTGGGGAATCAAAAATAGATGATCAAGGCGACTGAGTTTCATCCTGATCAGATACgtaaaaagtttttgcttttttcatgcGGTCAGTGAAGTACTCACTCCCTCCACCAGCACCAGCTGCGTGCTGCCAACGACAGCAGCGTTCactctctctgcttcctctctgAAAACGCTGATGCACTCCTCTAGCCGGCGCTGCTTCACCTGCGGCGCGACATCATCCTGCAGCCGATGGAAGGCGTGCGTCTTCTGAAAGAGAGCGGGACGAAAGAGTAAATACTGCAAAGCACGACACTGCAGCGGTTCAGCAGGAGGTTACCTTTCGCATGCTGTAAGCAAACAGGAAGCCCACGTTGAAGCCCACCTCTCTGATCAGGGAGAGAGTTTGCTGATGGTCGTCGTCCGTTTCACCACAGAAGCCTGAGATGAAGTCGCTGCTGAGACTCACGTCTGACGCACAAGAATGTAGATCACCAGTCAATTGGATTTTACAgaaacttattaaaaaaaacaaaaaactatgaaGCCAATGCCACAATGCTGATTAAAGGTTCCATGTGATTTCTGAGGAACTCATGattgtttttaacacaataGTACATCAGCTTACTGTCCTCAAAAACAGCTTGAAGTTATTTTCCTTCCTTAACTTTGAAGGAAAATATGTTGGGCACACTTCCCctaatgtgctaatagcagagctaatttttaaCTAAGCACTTTTGCTAACATTTTGCACACCTAGCTTCCCCAAAGTTAACCGTTCCTGAAAACTactaaaacattcatttacttggctgttttgtaaacaacTGACGTTTCGTTTATTGACATGAAGAAGTTTTCAAGAGGTTAGACGTTAATGTTCCTGCTCTTCTTTTGAAGAGTGAAGGCTGTTTAcacagcagttctgtttcccccccaataactttatttctaaGGACATTATAGAACATGTCAActataatgtcaaaattacGTTGGTGCTCGAGTCTTTCTAGAGCAGACATCATTTGAATTTAAGTTAACGCTTTAGCATCAGCTTAAACTCAAAACCGTGTTAGTGTGGAGCGCCTTGGCGTTATCAGAACTAATGCTTATGATTATTAGTTTGCGTTTAGTGAAACTAtcgtttttgttatttttacaaataaaaaaaaacaaaaacaacacctgTGTAATTCCTTGTGCACTTTGATTTGAATGTCAGAccataaaacatctttaaactcctttgaagcagcagcttctgtCCAGCTGAAAGCTGGAGGCTGTCGTTTCTCGGTTGTAGAAGTGTGAGGGCTACAGCAGCGCAGTCTGTATTTCACTCtagcatttctttttcttttcattcgtTTTCTAAAAGTGCAGAAACGCTGACGTCTCTTGCCTTCTCATTGGCTGAGTCAGCAGTAAACGACGCTCCCCGATGGGGAGCCTCCTGCAGGTCGGCCTCCTGCAGCGAAGGCGTCGGAACGAATTACACAACTTTAACTgcaattcaacatttttgttgtgaGAACAACAGAGTCCTATTTATGTAAAGCAACATAAAGCACAGGTCAGATGTTAGTATGCAGTCATCATCAGAATAAATTTcataataatttaacatttttaatggttGGCTTGAAGGTAACTGTTTGAgacttccagcaggacaatgaccccaAACACATCAAACTGGTTTATAAATGGAATTTCTGTACAGTTATTGCCAGATTCCCATAAGATAAACATCTCATTTAGTAATACAAAGTGACAGAAGATAAATCAAAGTGGTTCTAGTTGCTTACCTGGGATGATTTGCTTTATATTGTCCACCAGATCAAGGTAGGCCTCTCTCGTGTAACTGGACAGAAAAAGTAGAGAGTCCAATATAAAAagatttcataaaacaaaatccttcagctgtcattttaaaatggctACGCCTGCCATCATAATAAATTCTGACAGACGATACATTGTCCCAGGAGTTATCACGATAAACGATGATATTGTTGATTTGAGATCATTTTGAGTTATATAATgataatggcaaaataatgcaagaacatattctcaaattctaatgaacattaaacataatgacagaaacaacaattaaaatgaattatatattatttgtaAACAACATTGTCCTTCAAAAACAGGGCTAGTTGAGACAAAGGACTTTTGTCATTccgtttttggtaaaaaaaaaaaaaaaaatttttttaaagagaaatgataaatcatACAAATCGAATTATTGAGTTAGTTtcaatttatcatgcaattaactgattttttgcctattgtgacaggcctacaaaATGGCAGCAGTGATTTCCTACCCCCGGCGCATGGCCTTCAGGACCTGGTTGCTCCCGCTCTGAGCCGGAAGGTGGATCTGCTTACAAACGTTCTGTCGCTCAGCAATCAGCTGCAGAACCTGGAGGAACCCATCATACACCAGAACTCACCATCCGGGGTTAAACAGCAACAGCTCAACAGAACTGTATTATTTTCTCTAGTGGAATCTTTGTGTTTGACAAGAAATCAACAGGAACATATTTCCAAGCAGTGAGAACCTCGCGTGCGGGGCGTACCTCATCAGGAAAATCCTTGGGGTGAGGGGAAGTGAACCTTATCCTCATGTCGGGGTCAATGCGCGACACGAGGTCGAGCAGGTCGGAGAAGCGCAGGCCTCCCTGTTTGGCTCGGTAGACGGTGCTGAAGCCACGGCTCAGCTTGGTCCGCTCCGAGCCGCAGAACTGAACCTCTGACGTGTCCCTGTAGCTGTTCACATTCTGACCCAGCAGAGTCACCTCCTTCACACCCTGGCACatacacacacgtacacacaagTTTGTCTCGCTATCTTTGCAGTAACTTTCCATTgactaaccctaacccaaacttaattcacaccttagtcctaaaagtaacccaaaaacagcatttccctTGGCTGTGggccccacaaggagcagtgggtccccacaacatTATAtttgtcaggaaaatggtcctcTATGAAAATGGTTCATAAAGGAGCCATTTTGTTATGACTTCTTGAAGGAgggtttcagaaagagcaggtgTTTTTCAAGAGACAGAcgcccaatttcaaagtgttaaatcaggaagtaaaatttattttgtcatatttgatacatataGCATTTTTAGAACGACTAaaggtaacacagttacttgattctgctataaaatgacactatgcgGCTGGAAATCACatactttttaaggatgcgcGGACACTCTGATACAGGTTGCATATTTGTGGGGGCTTGTGGTGAAGGAAGTTGCGTGTGAAGTGAGGGACAAGCGGCAATGGAGTGGAGGAGGACGACTCCAACAGCAGGAGCATTAGAAGAGGACTGAGAAGGGCTGGTTGATTTGGGTGATGGGTCGTGATTTACCTGTTCAGAGAGCATCCGAACCTCTTCCAGGATGGAGCTGACGGGACGGCTCCTCTCTCTACCTCTGGTGAAGGGAACAATGCAGTAACTGCACATGTTGTCACAGCCTCGCATGATGGAGCTGCCAGcaacaaaacaggaagaaaaaaaaaacgttaagaACTGATCCGGGTGATCAGTTCTGACAAAACAGAGAAGCAACGTACACAAAAGCACTGCGGCCCTGACTGGCATGCTGGACGGGCATGATGTCTGCGTAGGTCTCCTCTAGAGACAGCAGCACGTTGCTCGCCTGCTGACCTCCGGCGGTGGCGGCGGCTAGAAGTCGAGGAAGGTCTCTGTAGGCGTCGGGGCCGGCCAGGACGTCCACCAGCTTCTCCCGCTCCAACAGCTCAGTCTTCAGCCTCTCAGCCATGCAGCCTGGACAAACACAGCTGTCTGAATACTACTGCAACATCTGAGAGCCAAACAGATGTGTACGTTACGTTACCTAAAATGCCTATTTTCACTGGCGAGTTGGTCTTTAATCGTTTCTTCTTCATGGCTGTCAGTTGTTGGAGTCTGTTCCAAATGGTTTGTTCGGCCTTTTCTCTAGAGAAAGAGTTTTGTCGCTTCTGTTAATCTGACCACAAAGTCGTATATTTGTACAATGGGAACAAATAAGGAGCTTTTCAAAATAGAGTACAGTGGACCCCCAACTTCGTGATTCAGGGATTGCAGAAGTTTTTGTGGAGAGCAACTTCAAATTACTGGTGGAAAATTTGcctgtttgcatttttgttcGTTGAGTTTATCTAAaacaatgtaaagaaaatacagctAAGGAAGCTGAAATGCCTTGACGTAATGCTAGTTGACGCTCTATTTCTgggcatttgcaaagcagccaatcaaggAATGCCATTTATTTCCCTTAACCCCAATTGGATGTACAAAGATAAGACTGctgatgttagcttctgtggcAGAGCTAAGGCGGTTTCCACCATACAGACTAATCCATATTGAGGTAAATTTGGTGTTAAAATGAAACCTGTTGGTTAGTTTTCTTTTGGCCGATTAAGAAAACTGGATTGGATTCCTGGATTGTACCCAGAACCGAACATTCACTGAAAGAACTTGCTTCATCCCTCCACTGCTAACGCAAACAAGGAAACAACTCAAACCACTGAACAGAAAACAAGGTGaactaaaaagacattttgatgattaaaaggattaactgaaacactgaattcaATAGGACTAGGGTTTACATATTGACATTATGCCAGCTTGTTATTAATAGTTTTGTtaaattgtattgtattttgACTTCTTTCTACAAAACAATTGTTATTCTTGCTCATCTCCTGCCTCCAGCCACTTCAGTCTGCATTAGTTTCTATTGTATTCCTTTTGAACATGGCCACTGGTCAATACTTGTGACTTATTGTAGACGACTTAACATGagttttatgttattaaaacaattaaaatgggTGTTTTTAGTGGTCTCAAGTATTTGCGGATTTTAGCAATTTGTGGGCGGCTGTGGTCCATGACTCCTGCAAATACCAGGGGGTCCACTATATGTACCTGAAGGAGCTCACCTGATAGAGCAGGTCACCAAGAGGACCACATCTGCctagaagaggaaaaaacaacacttAACTAAACCGTgggttaaaaagtgaaaaaaaacattgtattcTATCTCCACTCTGACATTAATTTTAAGTCTCGCATttgcctcacacacacacacacacgcccacacacacacaggcacaacCATTTCTGAAAACGTGTTCCTTTAGAGTCTCAATGCTCTAAAGGAAGATTGATAAATTGTCCTATTTTCATATAACATTGTTATTGCCATGTGTAGCTAGTTAGCAACGTCACTGAGAAAAGCTAGCAAAAACTATTAGTACTAACATCAGGGTGATCAGCTGTCCCACTACAACGTATTTTAACCTTTTTGTCCTGCATTTTGATTGGTCCAGACTGCATGACCGACACCTGCTGATGTCTGGGTTTGAGTCATTTATCCAACGACAGTCAAGTTGTTGATGATATTGATTTGCTACTGTTTAAAACGAACCTTGTATCTAAAaagaattttactttttaggaaatgaaagaaatatctTCCTTCTATATAAACTCATGCTGTTTGGTCAAAGTAATAAGGAAACCTCAGAACCATGTGAAGGATGAATGGTaaagttgattttaaaagaaaaaagcaaatgactaagatttcagggttttttttcctctgctggaACAATGTATAACATGCTTTATGTGCCAAACTGTGCACATGTGGGATGAAGCTTTGCTTAAACAGACACCTCCTTTAACCATTTCTGACCAGGAAATGGTCAGAAACTTCCTGACTATCATGATCTAGCTATgcttctggaagtttgtttcgTGGAAAGACTTAGAACTTAATAATAAATACCTGTTTCAAATCAGCTGTCCGTTGATAGCCTTTCTTCTGCAGTATGGACCAGGCTATTTCTGTGTCATTTACATTCATCTGACATCCATAAGTttcaaaatacactgaaatgaGGTAAACCATCATTACACACACTCCAAAACCACTGAATGGAAAGCTGGCGGAAGCTGTCAGTCGTGCCACCAACCTTTCCTTGCGTCCCCCAGCAGCCCCAAGTCCTCAGAAAGATAATGTTCGTCGGTGTGTGCGCAATTTACAGCCAGAGTCACTGGAGGAGATTTAATAAAGTCCTGAAAACGCGGACCGGAAGCTACCTGCCTCCTGAAGCTGTCGGAGACACCTGTCTTCTTCTCTCCTGAGCTGGCTCTGGCTGCATTTGAACAGTTTCTGGGTTTGGAGAGCCACCTGAGAGGAGCCAAGTGTTTGGAGACGCAAAGAAGAGGCTTTACAGTCCTCATGCTTGTTTAAGAGCTTCCTGTGTAATAAAATTCAGaggttttagtttatttagcaAGACGTAGGACTAATATCCGCAATTTCTTTAACTCCTATGTCttaagttacaaaaataaagggGTGTAGCAAGTTGAGTAAATGTCATTTAAGCTCCCGACGTAACGTGCAGCCGAAGATGTTTCCACAGCAAGAGgaatcacttcctgttccaAATAATCGGTGTCACAAAACTATTCAACAGTCTAAATTATAAAATGCCATCGTAAGATAATAAAGGTGGCCATTGTGAAAGTGGGGCGCAAACTCTACAACTTAAGGTACAAGCAGAATGTTGATAAAGGATTTTTGCGTTTGAATCAGCCTATATTCACCTACAAGAGTACAAAACAGATGACAACTATTGTTATTGGTAAGCAAGAGGAAATTGGTCGGCTTAACGCGTATTTTTACAAACGTTATCAAATTTGGGAAATTTTCTGAAGAATGGGAGGACAAAATTCCAACTGGTTTGGAGTGTTTTAGGTTTTGTAACAACAACCTGTGACGATGAAATAGCGGAAGACGGAGAATCCTCTTGCATCCTGCGTGCTGAACCCAGCTGCAGTACGTCTATATTTGTAGTCCGTCTCTAAAATGTCCCACCTAACAAGGTTCCTGACAACTTGAGAGGGAATTTAACTGaggctgtgttttatttagattaatttcacataCCCGGAAAAGGGTTCTGAAGTTTTGCAATTGCACTATACTTATACAGctacacaatttatttatttaaatgcattacGGTTCCTGTCATTTTTGgtcatatttctgcttttataacCTGTCGGAATAAGTGCTTTTTGACAGTGTTTTTGTACTGGACAGTTGTTTCATCTGTAAGAATCGTAAGGGTGCTGCCTCAATATTATGGTCATACTTTTATCAACTATGTCTTTAAAACTGCTGAATTCAAATGACCCCACAGCCAATACTCAACAAGAATAGAGAATTTAGCTCGTTGTTCTGCAAGAACAAGGGTAGTTCTACCTGGTTTGGACACACCGTACTTTGCAAGAACTTAAATACAGAATTCTCCCACTGCAGCTGACAACCTTCATATTTCAGAGGGGGGGATCCTGTGGGTGATACCTTAGGTACAGAATTCTTGGAAAGACCCTTGATATAAAAGTTACTAACATcccaaaagaaaagaatgttTGCCCACACAAagtgtcaaaaacaaaatctgcaagAACAGAATGATCTAATCTTGTTCTTGCAACCCTGGAAGAGGGAAC encodes:
- the LOC116710321 gene encoding CDK5 regulatory subunit-associated protein 1-like isoform X2 is translated as MRTVKPLLCVSKHLAPLRWLSKPRNCSNAARASSGEKKTGVSDSFRRQVASGPRFQDFIKSPPVTLAVNCAHTDEHYLSEDLGLLGDARKVYFETYGCQMNVNDTEIAWSILQKKGYQRTADLKQADVVLLVTCSIREKAEQTIWNRLQQLTAMKKKRLKTNSPVKIGILGCMAERLKTELLEREKLVDVLAGPDAYRDLPRLLAAATAGGQQASNVLLSLEETYADIMPVQHASQGRSAFVSIMRGCDNMCSYCIVPFTRGRERSRPVSSILEEVRMLSEQGVKEVTLLGQNVNSYRDTSEVQFCGSERTKLSRGFSTVYRAKQGGLRFSDLLDLVSRIDPDMRIRFTSPHPKDFPDEVLQLIAERQNVCKQIHLPAQSGSNQVLKAMRRGYTREAYLDLVDNIKQIIPDVSLSSDFISGFCGETDDDHQQTLSLIREVGFNVGFLFAYSMRKTHAFHRLQDDVAPQVKQRRLEECISVFREEAERVNAAVVGSTQLVLVEGESKRSAEDLCGRTDGNMKVIFPKEDVAVQASASNTAPIRGGGYVLVKILSAGSQSLRGRALSHSSLISTPTPSCDGYK
- the LOC116710321 gene encoding CDK5 regulatory subunit-associated protein 1-like isoform X1, with the protein product MRTVKPLLCVSKHLAPLRWLSKPRNCSNAARASSGEKKTGVSDSFRRQVASGPRFQDFIKSPPVTLAVNCAHTDEHYLSEDLGLLGDARKVYFETYGCQMNVNDTEIAWSILQKKGYQRTADLKQADVVLLVTCSIREKAEQTIWNRLQQLTAMKKKRLKTNSPVKIGILGCMAERLKTELLEREKLVDVLAGPDAYRDLPRLLAAATAGGQQASNVLLSLEETYADIMPVQHASQGRSAFVSIMRGCDNMCSYCIVPFTRGRERSRPVSSILEEVRMLSEQGVKEVTLLGQNVNSYRDTSEVQFCGSERTKLSRGFSTVYRAKQGGLRFSDLLDLVSRIDPDMRIRFTSPHPKDFPDEVLQLIAERQNVCKQIHLPAQSGSNQVLKAMRRGYTREAYLDLVDNIKQIIPDVSLSSDFISGFCGETDDDHQQTLSLIREVGFNVGFLFAYSMRKKTHAFHRLQDDVAPQVKQRRLEECISVFREEAERVNAAVVGSTQLVLVEGESKRSAEDLCGRTDGNMKVIFPKEDVAVQASASNTAPIRGGGYVLVKILSAGSQSLRGRALSHSSLISTPTPSCDGYK